TGTAACGGGTGTGAAACGGATAgtttagcggtgcgcgctaaatagcgtttcaatcggtgacgtcacttgctctgagaccttgaagtagtagttccccttgctctgcaagggccgcggcttttgtggagcgatgggtaacgatgcttcgtgggtgactgttgttgatgtgtgcagagggtatgggcgaggggacggtctaaagttatactgtttaCACATGGGCATTCTGAAGCACCAGCCAGAGGGAAGCCTCAAACTGAGGGTGGGAGGGGTCGCCAACAACAGCCAGTGCCTTCTTTTTGGTTGCCTTGTGGAACAGAATTCTCAAATGTGCATGTGGTCGACCAATTACTTTGCTGGCTGTGTTTCCTATTCTGGTCAGTTTCCTTTTGCTCCTCACACTCAGATTACCATAGCAGACTGTCATATTGAACGTGAGGGTGCCCTCCACCAAGCTGCAGTACACCCTCTCCAAAGCATCCTGGCTGACCTCAAACCCCTTTCATTTCCTGATTAAGAACAGGCGTTGGCTtgcttaatttttttttttacaactgcaGTCTGCATTATCTGTAAAACTTAGCTTGTTATCAATTTGTGTCCCTCGGTATTTAAAACCCTCAACCACCTCCAATGGTTGGTCGTTCAGAGAGAGTGGTTGGGACATTGGCAAGTTGTTGCCCTtgatgatcagctcctttgtcttttcCACATTGATGTGGAGGCCACTTGACCGACACCATTCTTGAAGGTTGTTGGTCTGTTTAAAATAGCTGTCCCCATCTGATGTAGCATCTTTAAAAAAAGAGTCCTACCAGAGCCATGTCATCCGCGTACTTTAAAAGGCTCACATTGTTTCCTCGGCTCTTCTTCTCGTTAGTGTAGATAGAGAACTACAACAGTGAAAGGACATACCCCTGTGTTCAGGGTCAGTACATCAGAGAGGGCCCCATTCATGAGGACCCTCTGTGGGCGGTCAGTTAAAAAGTCCTTGATCCAACCTGCGAGTCCTTCGTTGACATTCAGGTACAGTAGTCGTTTCAGCAGTGTGTATTTGCATTGTATTGAACGCTGGACTAAAATCAATAAATAAAATGTGATGATATGATTTAGCATGTTGAAGGTGACTAGCCACCATGTTCACCAAGGTCAGGGTAGCAGCCTCAGTCCCCCTTTGTGCACGGGAGCATTGTCGTGCTGAAACAGgatagggccttccccaaacttttgcagcaaagttggaagcacagaatcatctagaatgtaattgcatgctgtagcattaagatttcccttcactggagctaaggggcctagcccgaaccacgaaaaagagccccagaccattatcctggcatccaccaaacccagttCATCATACCCACCCCCAAAAATACTAAccttccctgttattgtaatggtaagaggtcagcatgtcttgggggtatgataacTGTGCGTCTGtagctttctcactcatcattattcacgattcattcaggactatccgtaatcacCGTAGCGTCCATATTAatatagaagtgtttagaaacatatcctattcttatttacaataaaagtgactcaaaaatgataatacattttttttacaatttttaccattaatttctattgggcacaaaatcagCTGAAACACATCCAAAACAAATAGCAattgcatccaacaagtttgtagcgTCACAAACTGTAATTGCTGTACTTTCTGAACAGTTcccccgatatggatgaaaatagccTCAAATTAAAGCTTAAAGTCTGCATTTTAACCTCTTAgttattgtatcatttcaaatccaaagtgctggagcacagacaaaacaacaaaacatttgtcaCTGTCCCTTTTGGAGCTCACTGAAAGCGGATATAGCCTCTTTTTCTTCTTCGATGGGGTTTAACGGCGCTTGGCATCCAATATTaatggtgcattaccgccaccagcTGGGCGGGGTATTGAATGAGAAAATACAAATCCATTGCGTGAAAGACTGCAAAACAACGCCAAACAAAATACAGAAATTGACACTTCGACAAACAATATCCATCCCACTTATTCAATCACAACACATTCATCTCTGTGCTATTATCTTCACCCGACTCACTAGCAGTTTCAAACAAAACCTCAGTTTCCACTATCTTCTCCTATATGTTGCTTTCAGGACTGCAGCATCTGCCAAGAGATGTGGACTTGTAGGTAGTGCACTTGTCCTGTCGCTGATTTTTAGCTCAGGTGTTCCCCCTGAATCACTTCATTGCTGGCAGCGGAGTGGTAATCCTGCAGTCTCCGAATTTGTTTGAAGTTTGCCTTATGTGTATAGCCTTTCTAAGGAAGCTTACTACAACCCCTGCCAGGTCTGGACCTTCATGGGACAGGAGGTTGTTTGCCTGTGACTAAAAGTATCTAGGAAAAGGGCCACTGAATCACTACGTGGGTTATTATTATATCGGAAAAAATGGTTTAAGTGTGATAAATAACTGAAACACAATGTATAGGCTAGCCCCTACATTCCCTTTGTTGTTGGAATCATTTGTAATGCAGTCACCTGCCAATTCAACCTCCACGACGTTAGGCGGCGACATAATTCCCGAGTTCTTTACATTCCAATGAATGTAGCTAATCGAAGAAGACATCACGCCAGACAGCATCCGGAAGTCGCCCGGTACATCTCAATCATCAGCTACGTTTTTCCCTCGGTGCCTTTTAAAAGTAAGGAATGTTTCTATGAATGAATAAGATTCATATGAATATTAAGCTAATTCACTGATAACTGCAACATTAGCCGAATGATCTTAGGTGCGTGTTCCATGCCAATGAACTTCCTTGTAATAGCAGCTAGTGTGAACCGCATTTTCTAAGGCATAACGTTAACTGCTGTAAAGTGCAGTAAAGTTGTAGCTAGTAGACAAAGGTGAGTCTAACATACTTACGTATCATAGAGGCAAACCAGATACTCTTTCAAATAATCAACCAGTGACTACTGTTCGTCCCCTCAAAAGTTTGTCAAGGTCACAAGTATCCTTATTCCTACCAAAAACGTACATTATCTAAGAGATTGATGGCTTGGCTCCTCTCCACGACTTTAACGGTGCACGGCCATTTCTTGGTTGTTAAAATTCGAATAGTtcccctaatttcagtttgtgacaacaacaaaaaacaggtaTAGTGTTGAGAATCATTGTTctatctaaaccgctgtgaaatatcttgtccataaccaaaaatatagcATTTTCAGCAGTGTAAAGCTGGTATACAAAACCAAAAGACGCAAAAACGAAACATTAAAATGTGAAGCATAGAAATAACACAAAACAgttctaccgcttcttagacttgctttcgatGAGAAATATAGATCTAAAACTCACATTTTGTATGTAAATCTGGTTtggtcacccaaaaagttacatattgcagctttaaaccaaattatatactgggtggtttgagccctgaatgctgagcggctgacagccgtggtatatcagactgtataccacaggtatgacaacatTTATTTTGACAGCTATAATTACGTTGTTaactagtttataatagcaataaggcaccttggaggtttgtggtatacggccaatataccatggctaagggctgtatccaggcactccatgttgtgcataagaacatcccttagccgtggtatattggccatatacccccccccccccatattgcTTAATTACATACTCTGCAATGCATGTTAGGTTTCACATTCCTTTTCAATGTAATATTTGTCTTGTAAGCTGATGTTCCCCCCTCTCCTCGGCCAACCAGGCATGGCAGACCCCAGGACCCTCACTGCAGAAGGGAAGCTGTCTGAAGAGTTTGCTGTTCCCTCCCATGTAGAGGAGGTCAAAGGGCAGATGGCAGCTTTTGCTGTGCAGCACAGGGCTGCAGGGCACAGGGTAGTGCTTATCACCTCAGGAGGCACCAAAGTCCCCCTGGAGTCCCGCACCGTCCGCTTCCTGGATAACTTCAGCAGTGGCCGGCGCGGAGCCTCCTCGGCAGAGTACTTCCTTGAGTCAGGCTATGCTGTGATCTTCCTGCACAGACACCGTTCCTTATATCCTTTCACACGCCTCTACTCTGGGATTAATCTGCTGGACAGCCTACAGCTGGAGAGTGGAAAGGGGGGTTCGGTCTCTGACCAAGTCGTGGTCAACCAGCAGGCACTTCCCaacattgccaaaatcctgatgCGTTACCAGGCGGTGAAAAAGGCAGGGCTTCTTCTGCCTGTGGAGTTCAGCACCCTGTCCGAGTACCTGCACCTCCTCAAAGCAGCAGCACAGGCACTCAGCCCCATAGGTAGGTACTGACATTCAACTAGTGGTAGCAGGGCTTGTTAAAGATGTGCAGGGATAACTAACATGCGCTCTATGTTCATTCCACTCAGGGTCCAATGCTATGTTTTATTTGGCTGCAGCAGTGTCGGATTTCTACATCCCAGCGTCTGACATGCCAGAGCACAAGATCCAGTCTTCCAATGGACCACTTCAGGTGAGTAAAGAAAGCCATCAAATACAACGGCACATGCTCTTTTTTAGAGATCCACTGTTAAGTCAAGATTTTTTCCTGTCCTGTAGATCAGTATGAAGATGGTCCCTAAGATGTTGTCGCCGCTGGTGAAGGACTGGGCCCCTCAAGCATTTGTGATTTCCTTCAAGCTGGAAACAGACCCATCCATCCTGCTGGACAGAGCTCGGCGGGCTCTGGCCACCTATCGGCACCAGGCTGTGGTAGCCAATGTACTGGACACCAGACGAGgttatgtagtggtggtgacccCTGACACTCAGGCCGAGCTGGTACTCACAGATGAGGAAGCAAGCAGAGATGTAGAGATTGAGGACAGGATTGTCAGTAATCTGACTGCAGCTCACAGCCAATTCATAACCCAACAAGGCTGAGACCCCAGTTAACCATGCTAGGGCTTTCCCCAACTAAATAAACATTTTGTTGACCGAAAGTTATTTTGACCAGTTCATTGATTGAAATTTGTaagtgtatttttccatatatagacatacCTTGTGTTTTAATAAATTCAACTATAGGCATTGATCTTCTGACGCTTTAAACTTAGTTTGATATAAGACGTGCCTCAAGAGGGCACCAGAGATCTAGATAACCAGAAGGAAacaaaatagcctacataaaaacattgcagcctgcaggtagaaaataacCTGATAAAATTAAATATTCTATAAATCActggctacacatggcctgtctgcaactaTTTTGAAACATTGTATCTATTGAGTTGGGTCTAGCCCAAAGCTTGCACTAGCAAAGTTGCAAAATTGTATAAAATATTGTGGGCctacagacacagctgtaggctatttgcacTAGGATAAGAAGCAGTGCtggacttgggcaggagctcaccggagcaGAGTACAGGCACCTCATTtttttctactgcttgagcttcTGTTCCTCTTATATATTAGCTTAAGAATTGTGGCGCTCCTGCACctcaatataaacagtaccagaacctacactaccgttcaaaagttgtcACTTAGAaacgtccttgttttttaaagaaaagcaccttttttgtccattaaaataacattgatCAGACATACGTTGCAAATTACTTCTAGCTGGAAAGGTCAGATTTCTTTAAATGGGTgtagagacccattatcagcaaccacctgtgttccaatggcacgttgtgttagctaatccaagtttataattttaaaaggctaattgatcattagaaaaccctttgcaatcatgttagcacagcttaaaactgttgtcctgatgaaagcaataaaactggcctttagactagttgagtacctggagcgtcagcatttgtgggttcgattacaggctcaaaatggccagaaacaacgaactttcttctgaaactcgtcagtctatttttgttctgagaaatgaaggctattccatgcaagaaactgAAGAGCTCATACagcactgtgtactactcccttcacagaaaagcgcaatctggctctaaccagaatataaagagtgggaggccctggtgcacaactgagcaagaggacaagtacattaatgtctagtttgagaaacagacacatcacaagtcctcaactagcaacttcattaaatagtacccgcaaaacaccagccaCAACGTTATCAGTGTAGCCGGAAACTGcaattttttaaataacattatggaatatctacatcaacagtgaagaggctggGATGCTGGCCGTTTAGGCAGGgtggcaaagaaaaagccatatctcagactgggcaataaaaaaatgaaagaataagatgggcaaaataacagacACTGGAAAAGAgtaactctgtctagaaggccagcatcctggagtagcctcttcactgttgatgtagatattccataatgttatttaaaaaaattgcagctacaatagtcatttacaacattaacaatgtctacactgtatttctgatcaatttgatgttattttaatggggggaaaatggcttttctttcaaaacaaggacactgctaagtgaccccaaacttttgaacgttatatatatatacatacacacacacacatatataatatatacacacacgttaCTGCTCGGTCGACTAAACAACCTTGGTCAACTAACAGCCTaatgaccaaacaatcgaccagttgACTAATTGGGTTCTGCCCTAAACCATGCTGCTTACTAGGAGACCTGGCTACTTGTAAGAACACTAATGTACAGTGCAAGTCCCCGGGCTTGGAACAATCTCGTGTACTAAACTCAGTTTTAAATCTGGCTGTAATTCATTCTTGTCGAGTTTGGATCATTATTTTATCTGGCTTGGCTTTCACCCACCTAGACCAGACATTCATGTGCATGGGTAAGCAGGTTTCAGTACTCACCCTCTgcctaaaaaataaataaaaaacattacaTAACGACAGCAAACGGATCCTTGAGCATCTTAACTTTGTTTCATACCATCTTGTCAGGATGCAGATTACAACATGTGGGTTGTGGAACCAAACGAAGTTTGACTCGATTAAGAACAACTTTATTGCAGTTTCATTACAACAAAGTAGATTACTCTGACAATGTCAGACAGTATTACATCGGTAAAGTGACAGACTTGGGACATTAAACCCCAACTGTATGTTGGTATTACATTGTGCTGGAGAACTCACACAAATCCCCTCCAGTCTACAGGGAACTGTTGACAGTCTTCCTTAAAGGAAACAGTTGGGTTGGTTACTTGAGTTTGACACTCTTTTTAACTCCAGCACGAATACCAGACAGCTCTCCACTGTATCTTGTCTCCTCACGACGGACTTCACGAACCTGGAATACATTAAATACTTTCATGTAGATTTGTTTGAAGAACTAGGAATTCCAACAGTCTTTTTGTAATTTGGCCCATAATTGACA
This genomic window from Oncorhynchus nerka isolate Pitt River linkage group LG2, Oner_Uvic_2.0, whole genome shotgun sequence contains:
- the ppcs gene encoding phosphopantothenate--cysteine ligase translates to MADPRTLTAEGKLSEEFAVPSHVEEVKGQMAAFAVQHRAAGHRVVLITSGGTKVPLESRTVRFLDNFSSGRRGASSAEYFLESGYAVIFLHRHRSLYPFTRLYSGINLLDSLQLESGKGGSVSDQVVVNQQALPNIAKILMRYQAVKKAGLLLPVEFSTLSEYLHLLKAAAQALSPIGSNAMFYLAAAVSDFYIPASDMPEHKIQSSNGPLQISMKMVPKMLSPLVKDWAPQAFVISFKLETDPSILLDRARRALATYRHQAVVANVLDTRRGYVVVVTPDTQAELVLTDEEASRDVEIEDRIVSNLTAAHSQFITQQG